Proteins co-encoded in one Pseudomonadota bacterium genomic window:
- a CDS encoding alpha/beta hydrolase — protein MLNYLEQRLSFKPTSTDYGGLTRFNAARFRFGGEFGLDLDGAFFGSSSRHAVLFIHGNKHNLTKFAAHYELFSSIGAACLSFDYPGYGASSGTPSEERLYASARAAYSHLRYVLGYAPEQIIVYGCSMGGAVALELLQHVPAAGLITESTFTNSLDMSRYLYPYLPVWKLVPNRFRNDQRMPRLRLPLFMIHGEADLVVPVTMAHQLYALASCEKSLMIVPRATHINSIELGAEPLSAAVASFIDKNVTVTN, from the coding sequence TAATGCGGCGAGATTTCGCTTTGGTGGGGAGTTCGGTCTAGATCTGGATGGGGCGTTCTTTGGCAGTTCGTCGAGACATGCCGTGCTCTTTATCCACGGCAATAAGCACAACCTGACCAAATTTGCCGCGCACTACGAACTCTTCTCCTCTATCGGGGCTGCCTGTTTATCCTTCGACTATCCAGGTTATGGAGCGAGCAGTGGGACCCCCTCTGAGGAGCGGCTCTACGCCAGTGCGCGTGCTGCGTACTCACACCTGCGCTACGTGCTGGGATACGCTCCTGAGCAGATAATCGTTTATGGATGCTCCATGGGTGGCGCTGTAGCGTTAGAGCTATTGCAACACGTTCCAGCGGCCGGCCTTATTACCGAAAGCACCTTTACGAACTCCTTGGATATGTCGCGCTATCTCTACCCATACCTGCCTGTATGGAAACTTGTGCCGAACAGATTTCGCAACGATCAAAGGATGCCTCGGCTACGGCTGCCGCTATTTATGATCCACGGAGAGGCCGATCTAGTTGTTCCTGTTACGATGGCCCATCAACTTTATGCGCTCGCCTCATGTGAAAAAAGCCTTATGATCGTGCCAAGGGCGACGCATATTAACTCTATTGAGCTTGGTGCTGAACCTCTGAGCGCTGCTGTCGCTAGCTTTATAGATAAAAACGTTACCGTGACCAACTAG